Part of the Gemmatimonadaceae bacterium genome is shown below.
GGGCCGGTCGAAGGTGAGCGCCGCCGCGGCCGTGCGCATCAAGGCCGAGGCGTACGCGCTGGGGTTCGACCTCGTTGGCATTGCGCGGTTGGGGCCCATGGAGACTGCGCCAGCCTTTCGCGCATGGCTGGACCGGGGGTACCACGGAACCATGGCCTGGATCGCGCGAGGCGACGGGAAGCGCGACGACACCCGGCGCGTGTACGACGGCGCGATGAGTGCGATCGTCGTCGGCATGAACTACGGCGGCACACAGCCCGCCGGACCCATCGCCCGCTACGCGCGCGGACGCGACTACCACGACGTGATGGTGGATCGCCTCAACGCGCTCCTCTCGCAGATCAGGACCATCGCGCCGGACGTGCGCGGCAAGCCGTACGTCGATACCGGCCCGATCCTCGAACGCGATCTCGCCCGTCGGGCCGGCCTTGGCTGGTTCGGAAAGAACACGAACCTCATCAATCCGAAACTGGGCTCGTTCTTCTTCATCGGGTCGTTGTTCACGGACCTCGACCTGCCGCCTGACGAGCCCTTTGCGACCGACCACTGCGGGTCGTGCACGCGCTGCCTGGCTGCGTGCCCGACCGACGCCTTCGAGCGTCCGGGCGTGCTCGATGCCACGAAGTGCATCTCGTTTCTCACCATCGAGCTGCGCGACGCCATACCGGTGCCCCTGCGTTCACGCATGCGCGGGCTCGTCTTTGGCTGTGACATCTGTCAGGAGGTGTGCCCCTGGAACGTGAAGTTCGCGCGCGACGTCACCGACGCCGAGCTGCAGCCGCGCCCGGACCTGACCACCGTGGACCCCGCCGAGCTGCTGACGCTGAGCGACGAAACGTTCCGCGCGAAGTTCCGCCACACGCC
Proteins encoded:
- the queG gene encoding tRNA epoxyqueuosine(34) reductase QueG — its product is MSAAAAVRIKAEAYALGFDLVGIARLGPMETAPAFRAWLDRGYHGTMAWIARGDGKRDDTRRVYDGAMSAIVVGMNYGGTQPAGPIARYARGRDYHDVMVDRLNALLSQIRTIAPDVRGKPYVDTGPILERDLARRAGLGWFGKNTNLINPKLGSFFFIGSLFTDLDLPPDEPFATDHCGSCTRCLAACPTDAFERPGVLDATKCISFLTIELRDAIPVPLRSRMRGLVFGCDICQEVCPWNVKFARDVTDAELQPRPDLTTVDPAELLTLSDETFRAKFRHTPVTRAKRRGLARNAAVALDQRADPAAAAALQQASSDPEPLVREHAQWVQGRMSAALPDRW